The following nucleotide sequence is from Triticum dicoccoides isolate Atlit2015 ecotype Zavitan chromosome 7B, WEW_v2.0, whole genome shotgun sequence.
TTATTTCTTGCACACAATAGGCAAGTTTGAAATAATCTCCACCACACTAATGTTTGGCAATTTTTACAGGCACCAACACAGATCAAGCATGTTTCCTTTAAGCTGCCCTTTCTAGGAAGAACCACGGATAGATTGTATACCCTAGAGTCTAAACAAGAAAAACACATTCACGAGTTTAATTGTTGGAACACATCTTACTGAATATGTGCTTTGCTGcatgcatatactccctccgttcctaaatacaagtctttttagagattccaatatagactacatatggagcaaaatgagtgaatctacactctaaactacgtctatatacatccgtatgtagtccatattgaaatctctagaaagacttatatttaggaacagagggagtacaagacaTTTTAGCTTTTTTTGATTcgtatgtatctagacatattctaGTATGTATGTTCACTCATTTTAGTATGTATGCAGTCAATATTTTGAAATAGCGAAaaggtcttatattaaggaacggagggagtacctaaagAAGCATAACTTGATGTAAGAAAAGTATATAACACAAGCTTCAAGACAAGGAACATGAGTCCAGGTATCATCAAGAGTTCATGACAGGACAGATTTTTAGTAAACAGTAACATATATGTTCCCCTTTTTTGGAGTGGGTCTGCTTTGTTCACCTTGGATCTTTGGTCTTTATGTCCGAAAGGTTTCACAAGATTGTATGGTGGCCTTTGGTTGCCACGCAGAATGCCATTTTCAATAGCTGACAGTGAATAGGCACATCCACCAATGACATACTTAAAGTCTCCAAAGAACTTTTTCCTGTCCAATGGTCCAGCAGGATGCCCACATGTCACTAACGCGTGGATAGCCATCATATTGTACAGATTTATGAAGAAAGCAATCTTTTCTTCACGTGACAGGTCACTAGTTTCCACCCTCTGAAGCTCCTCAGTTGTTCTAATATACCTGTGCAAGAAATATGAGCTTCAGATAAGTGTACCGATCACCTATGGCATTAGGGCAATCAAGACacaagaaccaagttatcaattatCAGTCTAACAGCACGTGCTGCTATAAATTTATAACACACAACATAAAATATATAGAGATATACTCAGGTAGCAAATTGGAGTTTACTGATCAAATTATGAACTTGAACATATGTATCGACTAAAAGATTATCAGAAGTAGTCAGAACAAGCAATAGATTGTCGTTCATTTTAGTATCTGCACATAAATAATACATGGATTATGCAGTCCATGTCTTTTGCATATACTTAAGTATGTACATGTGCTAACCTTTTAAATTCCTCACAACCCTGGATGCTTCTGTAGTCAACATGCCTACCATCTTCAGATACATAAGCCTCGAAAATGGCACAAGACAACTTTCTCAACCTTGATGCGATTTCCGCCATGGGTTTTGGTGCAACATCAATGATGCCCCTAGGGATGTTGTAACACTGTGTCATAATAACGGGATCATGATCTAGGAAACGGTAAGGCTGATTTCCATCTTCAAAGACATTTTCACTGCAATACAAGCAGTGTATTAATAATACTAACCTCCAAATATTCCAACCAACAGAGACATAAATAATAGAAATAAGAATAATATCGTAAGATCATTTCAAGAGCTTACTCTAGAACATGACGAAAGAAGTGTTTGCTTGCAAGCTTTCTTCCAAATTCCACTGCCTGCATGGATAATATGTATCCACAAAATGTTAAGGAAGGTGACAGTACAGTAGGGAACATACAAAACAGATGTGCGCTTTCCTAAATGTGAAATcctttccaaagatctgctataaataatGCAAACTTGCCATATATACCTAAATTAAAAAAGCCTCAAAAGTCAGACAAAACCAAGAGTCATGTTGTTTAAAATCCCATGGAAGTACTATATATAGCATGGCTCAAAAAATAGTCAATAGTAAACATTTTACCTCATCTCTCTCCAAATACTGATCTTCTGATATAAAATCCACAGCCTCACTGCCAGGAAAGCAGTTACTAAATCTTCTCATTTTGTAAAACCTATCCTTCAGAGTAATCGACTCTCTCATTTTTCTGACGATGGTTGCCAACTCATCCATCTtcccacatccagattcgtcatcttcCCCGGGTAAAGGAGGCAAAGGAGCAGCAGAGGAGGGCTCATCATTGAAAAGAGCACCAGTTTTCTCATTGAGTATGCCAGACTCCTCCATTTTCTTCAATTCAGTTAAGCCTCCAATCAGCAGGTCATTGAAATACACTTTTGGTACTATGGATGACCCAGTATTCTTTTCCAACTCCAACTTCCTACTAGGGAATATATCAATGTTAATCTCAACATACTTGAGCCTTTGCTGATGCATGAACAACCGAACCAATTTGCAATCTTCACATCCCAGTTTTGTGTATACGATAATCCTTCCTTTTGCTATTGGTTGCTCTGTCAAACCAGGCACATTTCCACCCCCAGCTTCCCCAGTTGTAGAAGTAACAATATCTCCTCCAACTTTAATCAAGTTCAGTGGATTCCATGTGCTTCTTTCCTCGGATTTCTTCTGTACCTCTTTTGGTTTAATTCCATAATCTGAGACAGTCTTCTTACCATTGCCACTTGCTGAACCATCATTCTTATCATCTTCAACAGGAAGATCATTCTCATCCTTTCTGCCAGATAGGCGGCGTATAAATGTTGACACTGCAATGGCTCCCTTTTCCTTAACAAAATTCCCGATTGCAGCAGCTCTTTCATTGATCACAGACCCTTGCTGAGCTTTTGAATCAAGCTCCACAGACTGATCAGAAGAACGCCTCATTTGTTCCATTTCAGGAATCTCAGTTCCATCAAAAACTGGCTCTTCAGATTTTTCTTCTTCAAGAATCTCTTTCACAGTCTGGTCTGAATCTATAGGTTCCATGGCATCAGGGCTTCTGCTTTTATCCATCTGCTCATTGAGATCCTTTTCTGGG
It contains:
- the LOC119337245 gene encoding uncharacterized protein LOC119337245, with product MEDGDKDVIKTSVSEESPNPGEKDVIKTSVSEESPNPGEKGEDEGDLSRKTEMLGVKETVNSMSENSSYEVKGQIHGGDNPEKDLNEQMDKSRSPDAMEPIDSDQTVKEILEEEKSEEPVFDGTEIPEMEQMRRSSDQSVELDSKAQQGSVINERAAAIGNFVKEKGAIAVSTFIRRLSGRKDENDLPVEDDKNDGSASGNGKKTVSDYGIKPKEVQKKSEERSTWNPLNLIKVGGDIVTSTTGEAGGGNVPGLTEQPIAKGRIIVYTKLGCEDCKLVRLFMHQQRLKYVEINIDIFPSRKLELEKNTGSSIVPKVYFNDLLIGGLTELKKMEESGILNEKTGALFNDEPSSAAPLPPLPGEDDESGCGKMDELATIVRKMRESITLKDRFYKMRRFSNCFPGSEAVDFISEDQYLERDEAVEFGRKLASKHFFRHVLDENVFEDGNQPYRFLDHDPVIMTQCYNIPRGIIDVAPKPMAEIASRLRKLSCAIFEAYVSEDGRHVDYRSIQGCEEFKRYIRTTEELQRVETSDLSREEKIAFFINLYNMMAIHALVTCGHPAGPLDRKKFFGDFKYVIGGCAYSLSAIENGILRGNQRPPYNLVKPFGHKDQRSKVVLSYPEPLVHFALVCGTKSGPALRCYSPGNIDKELMEAARDFVRNGGLIVDPEAKVASVSKILRWYNTDFGKNETEVLKHAANYLEPAASEQFLELLANTQLKVSYQPYDWSLNI